One genomic segment of Mycolicibacterium neworleansense includes these proteins:
- a CDS encoding SDR family NAD(P)-dependent oxidoreductase, protein MTTHWTPDRLGDLTGTRIIVTGATNGVGLGTARALAHVGAHVILAVRNTALGAQRAAEIGGSTEVIELDLADLSSVQAFPGRLDGDVDILINNAGALSQHRTDTVDGFEMTIGTNLLGPFALTNLLFGRIGKQIVNVGSEAHKSATLRLDDMHLRHHKWTVMGAYGRSKLAVMLWGLELDRRLRAAESPVVTQLTHPGWVASNLPNVSDKPLMSAVQRGVKAVADVLANDIDAGAAPTLYCLSEPIPPGSYVGVDGRFGLRGGPVLTGRSAVACDYEIAARVVEFAERETGTAIPV, encoded by the coding sequence CTGACCACGCATTGGACGCCCGACCGCCTCGGCGATCTCACCGGCACGCGCATCATCGTGACGGGAGCGACCAACGGGGTCGGTCTCGGTACCGCCAGGGCGCTGGCGCATGTCGGTGCCCACGTGATCCTTGCCGTACGCAACACCGCGCTGGGCGCGCAGCGTGCGGCAGAGATCGGCGGCTCCACCGAGGTGATCGAACTCGACCTCGCGGATCTGTCCTCGGTGCAAGCCTTTCCGGGGCGCCTCGACGGTGACGTCGACATCCTGATCAACAACGCCGGCGCTCTGAGCCAGCACCGCACCGATACGGTCGACGGTTTCGAGATGACCATCGGCACCAACCTGCTCGGACCGTTCGCGTTGACCAATCTGTTGTTCGGCAGGATCGGCAAGCAGATCGTCAATGTCGGCTCCGAGGCGCACAAGTCCGCGACGCTCCGACTGGACGACATGCACCTGCGCCACCACAAATGGACGGTGATGGGAGCCTATGGCCGGTCGAAGCTGGCGGTCATGCTGTGGGGCCTTGAGCTCGACCGCCGTTTGCGTGCCGCTGAATCGCCGGTGGTCACCCAACTCACGCACCCGGGTTGGGTGGCCTCCAACCTGCCGAACGTCTCGGACAAACCGTTGATGTCCGCGGTACAGCGCGGCGTCAAGGCCGTGGCCGACGTGTTGGCCAACGACATCGACGCCGGGGCCGCACCGACGCTGTACTGCCTGAGCGAACCGATCCCGCCCGGAAGCTATGTCGGTGTGGACGGCCGGTTCGGGCTCCGTGGCGGTCCCGTACTGACCGGACGCTCCGCGGTGGCGTGCGACTACGAAATTGCCGCCCGGGTAGTCGAATTCGCCGAACGGGAGACCGGCACGGCCATCCCGGTTTAG
- a CDS encoding enoyl-CoA hydratase-related protein, which translates to MTATLDYDGDIAVLDLGDDENRFSPDFLDEVNAHLDTILAKGVHGLVTTADSKFYSNGLDLDWLGAHSDQGDWYVGRVQGLLARMLTLPIPTAAAVVGHAFGAGAMLAIAHDFRVMRDDRGFFCFPEVDIRIPFTPGMAALIQAKLTPQAAVASMTTGRRFGGGDAKAYGIVDATAAEGWVTTTATDLLRPLGGKDPGTLGAIKQGMFGPAVAALTAAQAG; encoded by the coding sequence ATGACCGCAACCCTTGACTACGACGGCGACATCGCCGTCCTCGATCTCGGCGACGACGAGAACCGGTTCTCACCTGATTTCCTCGACGAGGTGAACGCACACCTCGACACCATCCTGGCCAAGGGCGTACACGGTCTGGTGACGACGGCCGACAGCAAGTTCTATTCCAACGGTCTCGATCTGGATTGGCTTGGCGCCCACAGTGATCAGGGTGATTGGTACGTCGGCCGGGTGCAGGGCCTGTTGGCCCGCATGTTGACACTGCCCATCCCGACCGCCGCCGCCGTAGTCGGGCACGCCTTCGGAGCGGGCGCGATGCTCGCCATCGCCCACGACTTCCGGGTGATGCGCGACGATCGCGGCTTCTTCTGCTTCCCCGAGGTCGACATCCGGATCCCGTTCACCCCCGGTATGGCCGCGCTGATCCAGGCCAAGCTGACCCCGCAGGCCGCAGTCGCGTCCATGACCACGGGCCGGCGGTTCGGCGGCGGCGATGCCAAGGCCTATGGAATCGTCGACGCCACGGCGGCCGAAGGCTGGGTGACCACGACGGCCACCGATCTGCTGCGCCCGTTGGGCGGAAAGGATCCCGGCACCCTGGGCGCGATCAAGCAGGGCATGTTCGGTCCCGCGGTCGCGGCGCTGACGGCTGCCCAGGCCGGCTAA
- a CDS encoding TetR/AcrR family transcriptional regulator produces the protein MPRPRVYDPDAVLDAAESLAVCSGPASVTIRALSDAVGLSNGALYHSFGSRAGLLGQAWLRAGRRFLALQREQVAAARQGVDAIAAAAYAPVIFAERHPSSARLLLQIRRDQVLGEDLPAELAEQTRDLEKQLVDLMIELATAAWDRRDRAAVDAVTTCIVDLPTAILLRRNRLDDPTARHHLGAAVAAVLAVGPAPNPSEKGTS, from the coding sequence GTGCCCCGCCCTCGCGTCTACGACCCGGATGCGGTCCTCGATGCCGCGGAGTCCCTGGCCGTGTGCTCAGGACCGGCCTCGGTGACGATCCGCGCCCTCAGCGACGCGGTGGGACTGTCCAACGGCGCGCTGTATCACTCGTTCGGCTCGCGGGCCGGCCTGCTCGGCCAGGCGTGGCTGCGGGCCGGGCGGCGTTTCCTGGCCCTGCAGCGAGAGCAGGTCGCCGCGGCGCGCCAGGGTGTCGACGCGATCGCCGCGGCCGCCTACGCCCCGGTCATCTTCGCCGAGCGCCACCCGAGCTCGGCGCGGCTTCTCCTGCAGATCCGGCGTGACCAGGTCCTCGGCGAGGATCTGCCTGCCGAGCTGGCCGAGCAGACCCGCGATCTGGAAAAGCAGTTGGTGGACTTGATGATCGAACTCGCCACGGCGGCCTGGGACCGGCGCGACCGGGCCGCCGTGGACGCCGTGACGACGTGCATCGTCGACCTGCCGACAGCCATCCTGCTGCGCCGCAACCGCCTCGATGACCCGACTGCCCGCCACCATCTCGGCGCCGCCGTGGCGGCCGTGCTGGCGGTGGGGCCGGCCCCCAACCCCTCCGAGAAAGGAACCTCATGA
- a CDS encoding TetR/AcrR family transcriptional regulator: MAGTGVPARVGGRPPLIAVSDIVSAGRELGMRNLSINAVAARLGVSATALYRHISGRWELERLVGESLLAELEFVDDPARSVEDHLLAFGVSLHRFTLDNPGLATYMQVLFPRGEAGTQLLTDEIAALGRRGYTAEGAALLSSSVAVLAIGLAAQHELKAEASGGDEFVLERDAAAQRLAGDAALGPVHTAGTQLSSPQYLELLMTALIRGLLTSVAPGRPINDIVADLTARGEDR; encoded by the coding sequence GTGGCCGGAACCGGTGTCCCCGCGCGCGTGGGTGGACGCCCGCCGCTCATCGCGGTGTCCGACATCGTCTCCGCCGGTCGCGAGCTCGGCATGCGCAACTTGAGCATCAACGCCGTCGCCGCCCGGCTCGGGGTCTCCGCGACCGCGCTGTATCGCCACATCAGCGGCCGCTGGGAGCTCGAGCGCCTGGTCGGGGAGAGTCTGCTCGCCGAACTCGAGTTCGTCGACGATCCGGCCCGGTCCGTCGAAGACCATCTGCTGGCGTTCGGGGTGAGCCTGCACCGGTTCACCCTCGACAACCCGGGCCTGGCCACCTACATGCAGGTGCTGTTCCCGCGCGGGGAAGCCGGAACCCAGCTGCTGACCGACGAGATCGCCGCACTGGGCCGGCGCGGCTACACCGCCGAGGGCGCGGCACTGCTCAGCAGTTCGGTGGCGGTGCTGGCCATCGGGCTGGCGGCCCAGCACGAACTCAAGGCCGAGGCCAGCGGAGGCGACGAATTCGTCCTCGAGCGCGATGCCGCCGCCCAACGACTGGCCGGGGACGCGGCGCTCGGGCCGGTGCACACGGCGGGTACGCAACTGAGCAGCCCGCAGTATCTGGAACTTCTGATGACTGCGCTGATCCGGGGATTGCTGACGTCCGTCGCGCCCGGCAGGCCGATCAACGACATCGTGGCGGATCTGACCGCCAGGGGAGAGGACCGCTGA
- a CDS encoding ABC transporter ATP-binding protein/permease has protein sequence MARGFQGVMMRGFGARDHQATVVETTYLTPNMVRLRMVSPTVFEDAVAEPTSYLRFWVPDPDGSKTEFQRGYTMSEMDPGTGHFAVDVVLHEPSGPASKWARAAKPGDSIPVMALGSTGFTVPDDLPAGYLLIGDAAAIPAINGIIGALPHDIPVEVYLEQHDENDLLIPITEHPRSRVHWVERHDTTSLAAGIEARDWSDWYCWVTPEAGSLKHLRTRLRDEFGFPKSELHAQAYWTEGRAMGTDRTEEKAEAPTEPAVEQPVSAPAAAAPARGTWRAQGAGRLLAPLKTPLIVSGVLQALITLIQLAPFVLLVELARLLLSGAGESRLWTLGLTAVWLLGLGALLGAGLTLWLHRLDAQFARELRTRLLTKMSKLPLGWFTARGSGSIKQLVQDDTLSLHYLVTHAIPDAVAAVVAPVAVLVYLFTVDWRLALVLFVPVLTYLVLMSVMTIQSGAKIGQAQRWADRMSGEAGAYLEGQPVVRVFGGAASSSFRRRLDEYIGFLVGWQRPFTGKKSLMDLVTRPGTFLWLIVAVGTPMIIGGSMDPVDLLPFLLLGTTFGVRLLGVGYGLGGIRGGMLAARRIQNALDEADLSLVEHEGESGAPGAVVFDGVTFGYRPSVPVIQDVSLTLRPGTVTALVGPSGSGKSTLAALLARFHDVDSGSIRLDGKDIRSLTADELYRRVGFVLQETQLVAGTVAENIALADPDADQDRIEQAARDAQIHDRILRLPEGYQTVLGASSALSGGERQRLTIARAILADTPVLILDEATAFADPESEYLVQQALNRLTKDRTVLVIAHRLHTITHADQIVVLDGGRIAETGTHEELLAAGGRYHQLWQTGQSLRPGDAVTAGEAAR, from the coding sequence ATGGCACGCGGATTTCAGGGAGTGATGATGCGTGGCTTCGGCGCGCGTGATCACCAGGCGACCGTGGTCGAGACGACCTACCTGACGCCCAACATGGTGCGCCTGCGCATGGTGTCGCCGACGGTGTTCGAGGATGCCGTCGCCGAGCCCACCTCTTACCTGCGGTTCTGGGTTCCGGACCCCGACGGCTCCAAGACCGAGTTCCAGCGTGGCTACACCATGTCCGAGATGGATCCCGGCACCGGCCATTTCGCGGTCGACGTGGTGCTGCACGAACCGTCGGGTCCGGCGTCCAAGTGGGCCAGGGCCGCCAAGCCGGGCGACAGCATCCCGGTGATGGCCCTGGGCTCGACGGGATTCACCGTGCCGGACGACCTGCCCGCCGGCTACCTGTTGATCGGTGACGCGGCGGCCATACCCGCCATCAACGGGATCATCGGTGCTCTGCCGCACGACATCCCGGTCGAGGTCTATCTCGAGCAGCACGACGAGAACGATCTGCTCATCCCGATCACCGAGCATCCGCGGTCGCGGGTGCACTGGGTCGAACGTCACGACACGACCTCGCTGGCCGCCGGGATCGAGGCCAGGGACTGGTCGGACTGGTACTGCTGGGTGACGCCGGAGGCCGGCTCCCTCAAGCATCTGCGGACCCGGTTGCGCGACGAATTCGGCTTCCCCAAATCCGAGCTGCACGCCCAGGCCTACTGGACCGAGGGCCGGGCGATGGGCACCGACCGCACCGAGGAGAAGGCCGAGGCCCCGACCGAACCTGCTGTGGAACAACCTGTTTCCGCACCGGCCGCCGCCGCCCCCGCGCGCGGCACCTGGCGGGCTCAGGGTGCAGGCCGGCTGCTGGCCCCGCTGAAAACCCCGCTGATCGTGTCGGGTGTGCTGCAAGCGCTCATCACCCTGATCCAGCTCGCCCCGTTCGTGCTGCTGGTCGAACTGGCCCGGCTGCTGTTGAGCGGTGCCGGCGAATCACGGTTGTGGACACTGGGGTTGACCGCGGTCTGGCTGCTTGGCCTCGGCGCGCTGTTGGGTGCCGGCCTGACGCTGTGGCTGCACCGCCTCGACGCGCAGTTCGCCCGGGAACTGCGGACCCGGTTGTTGACCAAGATGTCGAAGCTGCCGCTGGGCTGGTTCACCGCCCGCGGATCGGGCTCGATCAAGCAACTGGTTCAGGACGACACCCTGTCGCTGCACTACCTGGTGACCCATGCGATCCCCGATGCCGTGGCGGCGGTCGTCGCGCCGGTGGCCGTGCTGGTCTACCTGTTCACGGTCGACTGGCGGCTGGCCCTGGTCCTGTTCGTCCCGGTGCTCACCTACCTGGTGCTGATGTCGGTGATGACCATCCAGTCCGGCGCCAAGATCGGTCAGGCGCAGCGCTGGGCCGACCGGATGAGCGGCGAGGCCGGTGCCTACCTCGAAGGCCAGCCCGTGGTCCGGGTGTTCGGCGGTGCCGCATCGTCGAGTTTCCGTCGTCGCCTCGACGAGTACATCGGCTTCCTGGTCGGCTGGCAGCGTCCCTTCACCGGCAAGAAGTCGTTGATGGACCTGGTGACCCGCCCCGGCACCTTCCTGTGGCTGATCGTCGCCGTCGGCACGCCGATGATCATCGGCGGCTCGATGGATCCGGTGGACCTGCTGCCGTTCCTGTTGCTCGGCACCACGTTCGGGGTTCGGCTCCTCGGGGTGGGCTACGGGCTGGGCGGAATCCGCGGCGGCATGCTGGCCGCGCGTCGCATCCAGAACGCGCTCGACGAGGCTGACCTCTCCCTGGTGGAGCACGAGGGCGAGTCCGGAGCACCGGGAGCAGTGGTGTTCGACGGGGTCACGTTCGGGTACCGGCCGAGCGTCCCGGTGATCCAGGACGTGTCGTTGACCCTGCGCCCGGGCACCGTGACCGCGCTGGTCGGCCCGTCGGGATCGGGGAAGTCCACCCTGGCGGCACTGCTGGCCCGGTTCCACGACGTCGACTCTGGATCGATCCGGCTCGACGGCAAGGACATTCGATCGTTGACCGCCGACGAGCTGTACCGCCGCGTCGGCTTCGTCCTGCAGGAGACCCAGCTGGTGGCGGGCACCGTCGCCGAGAACATCGCACTGGCCGACCCGGACGCCGACCAGGACCGGATCGAGCAGGCCGCCCGCGACGCCCAGATCCACGACCGCATACTGCGGCTGCCCGAGGGATATCAGACGGTGCTCGGCGCGTCGTCGGCACTGTCCGGCGGTGAACGCCAGCGGCTCACCATCGCCAGGGCCATCCTGGCCGACACCCCGGTTCTGATCCTGGACGAGGCCACGGCCTTCGCCGACCCGGAATCGGAATACCTTGTGCAGCAGGCACTCAACCGGCTCACCAAAGACCGCACCGTTCTGGTGATCGCGCACCGGCTGCACACCATCACCCACGCCGATCAGATCGTGGTCCTCGACGGTGGCCGTATCGCCGAAACCGGAACCCATGAGGAGCTGCTGGCGGCGGGCGGGCGCTACCACCAGCTCTGGCAGACCGGACAGTCGCTGCGCCCCGGCGATGCCGTCACCGCAGGAGAGGCCGCACGATGA
- a CDS encoding ABC transporter ATP-binding protein, whose amino-acid sequence MIRTLIALIPSDRRGKVGIYAMLTLVSVVVRAAGTVLLIPLVAALFSDVPRDALPWLGWLTAATVIGWIVDTATSRLGFDLGFALLDHTQHDVADRLPGIRMDWLGGDGGANTANARQAIAATGPELVGMVVNLLTPLIGAILLPAAIALALLLISVPLGLAALAGVVILLGAFWASGRLSRKADAVADETNRAFTERIIEFARTQQALRAARRVEPARSMVGDALAAQHGASMRLLLMQVPGQLLFSLASQLALLILAGMATFLTVRGTLGVPEAIAMIVVAARYLEPFTSLSELAPAIESTRATLGRIRAVLDAPVMATGTAALSTNTAPRIEFSGVTFGYGTTPVLKDVSFVLEPGGTTAIVGPSGSGKSTILSLIAGLHQPSSGRVLIDGVDTAQMDAETRRATTSVVFQHPYLFDGTIRDNILVGDPGADAEQLAAAARLARVDELTGRLPDGDGAKVGEAGTALSGGERQRVSIARALVKPAPVLLVDEATSALDTENEAAVVDALTADERSRTRVIVAHRLASIRHADRVLFLDGGQIVEDGSIDELLAAHGRFDEFWNQQREAADWQITH is encoded by the coding sequence ATGATCCGCACCCTGATCGCCCTCATCCCCTCCGACCGGCGCGGCAAGGTCGGCATCTACGCCATGCTCACGCTGGTCTCGGTGGTGGTCCGCGCTGCAGGCACGGTGCTGCTGATCCCGCTGGTGGCAGCGTTGTTCAGCGACGTGCCGCGCGATGCGCTGCCGTGGCTGGGCTGGCTCACCGCCGCGACCGTGATCGGCTGGATCGTCGACACCGCGACCTCGCGGCTCGGATTCGACCTCGGGTTCGCGCTGCTCGACCACACTCAGCACGACGTGGCCGACCGCCTGCCCGGCATCCGGATGGACTGGCTGGGCGGCGACGGCGGTGCGAATACTGCCAACGCGCGTCAGGCGATCGCGGCCACCGGGCCCGAACTGGTCGGCATGGTGGTCAACCTGCTGACGCCCTTGATCGGCGCGATTCTGCTGCCCGCGGCCATTGCGCTTGCGCTGCTGCTGATCTCGGTCCCGTTGGGGCTCGCGGCGCTGGCCGGTGTGGTGATCCTGCTCGGGGCGTTCTGGGCCTCGGGCCGGCTGAGCCGCAAGGCAGATGCGGTGGCCGACGAGACGAACCGTGCGTTCACGGAACGCATCATCGAGTTCGCCCGTACCCAGCAGGCGTTGCGCGCGGCCCGCCGCGTCGAGCCGGCCCGCAGCATGGTCGGCGACGCTCTGGCCGCCCAGCACGGAGCCAGCATGCGGCTGCTGCTGATGCAAGTGCCGGGACAGCTGCTGTTCAGCCTGGCCAGTCAATTGGCGCTGCTGATCCTGGCCGGGATGGCCACCTTCCTGACGGTGCGCGGCACCCTCGGAGTGCCCGAGGCGATCGCGATGATCGTCGTCGCCGCCCGGTATCTCGAACCGTTCACGTCGCTGTCCGAACTGGCCCCGGCCATCGAGTCCACCCGGGCCACGCTCGGCCGGATCCGCGCCGTGCTCGACGCCCCCGTGATGGCCACCGGCACCGCCGCGTTGTCCACGAACACCGCGCCCCGAATCGAATTCTCTGGTGTGACTTTCGGTTACGGAACCACCCCGGTGTTGAAGGACGTCAGCTTCGTCCTCGAACCCGGAGGCACCACCGCGATCGTCGGCCCGTCCGGATCGGGCAAGAGCACGATCCTGTCGCTCATCGCCGGACTGCATCAACCGAGCTCGGGCCGCGTTCTGATCGACGGCGTCGATACCGCCCAGATGGATGCCGAAACCCGCCGGGCGACAACCAGTGTCGTGTTCCAGCACCCCTATCTGTTCGACGGGACCATCCGGGACAACATCCTCGTCGGCGATCCAGGGGCCGACGCCGAGCAGTTGGCCGCGGCGGCGCGACTGGCCCGCGTGGACGAGCTGACCGGGCGGCTGCCCGACGGTGACGGCGCCAAGGTCGGGGAAGCCGGGACGGCACTGTCGGGCGGGGAGCGGCAGCGGGTCAGTATCGCCCGCGCGCTGGTCAAGCCGGCGCCCGTGCTGCTGGTGGACGAGGCGACCAGCGCACTGGACACCGAGAACGAGGCCGCGGTGGTCGATGCCCTGACGGCCGACGAGCGGTCGCGCACCCGGGTGATCGTCGCGCACCGGCTCGCCAGCATCCGGCACGCGGACCGGGTGCTGTTCCTCGACGGCGGTCAGATCGTCGAGGACGGCAGCATCGACGAACTGCTGGCCGCGCATGGGCGGTTTGACGAGTTCTGGAACCAGCAGCGCGAGGCCGCGGACTGGCAGATCACGCACTGA
- a CDS encoding cytochrome P450: MTTSQVVFDPFSADFFNGPYETYRRMREEAPVYYNAEYDFYALTRHVDVAAAFRDFDTYSSAYGVDLAMVRTGQKVPAKMIISMDPPEHRHMRSLVNKVFTPRAITALRDMVTQQIGRYLGAVDPQEFDVVSDFSAYFPVEVITAMLGVPPESRQQVRLWIDVSLHRDAGQIEMSEAGIEAMAQAWLMYYELIKARRAEPRDDMISGLIAAEIEREDGEVTRLRSSEIAGFATLLGGAGAETVTKLVGAAAVMFARHPDQWQQLREDRSKIPAAIEELLRYEAPAQYNVRRSQREIELHGVTIPAGKPVFLVGGSANRDPEAWTDPDTFDIGRDRTEAQNLGFGYGIHSCLGAALARLECSIALDRLLDFMPRYEVIWDRCERVSMQNVAGWAHVPVRVLR; the protein is encoded by the coding sequence TTGACGACGTCGCAGGTGGTGTTCGACCCGTTTTCGGCGGACTTCTTCAACGGTCCGTACGAGACGTATCGGCGCATGCGTGAAGAGGCTCCGGTGTACTACAACGCCGAATACGACTTCTACGCGCTGACCAGACACGTCGACGTGGCGGCCGCGTTCAGGGACTTCGACACGTATTCGTCGGCCTACGGGGTCGACCTGGCCATGGTCCGGACCGGGCAGAAGGTCCCGGCGAAGATGATCATCTCGATGGACCCGCCCGAGCACCGGCACATGCGGAGCCTGGTCAACAAGGTGTTCACCCCCAGGGCAATCACCGCACTGCGCGACATGGTGACCCAGCAGATCGGTCGCTACCTCGGCGCCGTCGACCCACAGGAATTCGATGTGGTGTCCGACTTCTCGGCGTACTTCCCGGTCGAGGTGATCACCGCGATGCTCGGGGTCCCGCCGGAATCGCGCCAGCAGGTGCGGCTGTGGATCGACGTGTCCTTGCATCGAGACGCGGGTCAGATCGAGATGTCCGAAGCCGGTATCGAGGCGATGGCACAGGCCTGGCTGATGTACTACGAGCTGATCAAGGCGCGCCGCGCAGAACCTCGCGACGACATGATCAGCGGGCTGATCGCCGCGGAGATCGAACGTGAGGACGGCGAGGTCACGAGGCTCCGAAGTTCCGAGATCGCTGGATTCGCCACGCTTCTCGGCGGTGCCGGCGCGGAGACGGTGACCAAGCTGGTGGGGGCGGCCGCGGTGATGTTCGCCCGCCATCCCGATCAATGGCAGCAGCTGCGAGAGGATCGCAGCAAGATCCCGGCCGCGATCGAGGAGCTGCTGCGCTACGAGGCCCCGGCCCAGTACAACGTGCGGCGCTCACAGCGCGAGATCGAGCTGCACGGCGTGACGATTCCCGCGGGCAAGCCGGTGTTCCTGGTCGGCGGCTCGGCCAACCGGGATCCCGAGGCGTGGACGGACCCCGACACATTCGACATCGGCCGGGACCGTACCGAAGCCCAGAATCTGGGATTCGGATACGGGATCCACAGTTGCCTGGGTGCCGCACTGGCGCGGCTGGAGTGCAGCATCGCCCTGGACCGGCTCCTGGACTTCATGCCCCGATACGAGGTGATCTGGGACCGGTGCGAACGGGTCAGCATGCAGAACGTCGCGGGATGGGCCCACGTCCCGGTGCGGGTGTTGCGATGA
- a CDS encoding ESX-1 secretion-associated protein, whose product MTVATMRATSTGLEALASGFYNDGGGPVLSAAAGPVSGLDTGSACREVGDAFQRRAQVLGTAATTFAGKLDSGAFLYERGDSEAAERIEFDPPEEEEKRIGDDPGEPGYDPVNEYEDALHDAGLLDGPSAGLYREWLANAARNDVPPAVIVDIARSQHLTPQSFDVLKGAERVTDNNGKSYFLLPKGTSSEDARKAALMTYILNADTGYEDAEGSAGNDFSETPYTAAEVQRIVDRQNANGWSYAAAEHFTGRLTTTPNGMLMGLGGNLIEDPFSQQGGSTYGDVFLMNIDNPSDPAQQLRDIIHNGHAYYENDNGGPARPGALDLDRLLHHEERHSQQWAQLGFKNFVEQYGQKMLEEQVTGSRNPFETNAGASDGGYS is encoded by the coding sequence GTGACGGTCGCGACGATGCGTGCGACCTCGACCGGTCTGGAGGCTCTGGCGAGTGGTTTCTACAACGACGGAGGCGGGCCGGTGCTGTCGGCCGCGGCCGGTCCCGTCTCCGGACTGGACACCGGCTCCGCCTGCCGCGAAGTCGGTGACGCCTTTCAGCGGCGTGCGCAGGTTCTCGGGACCGCGGCAACGACCTTCGCCGGAAAGCTGGATTCGGGGGCTTTCCTCTACGAGCGCGGCGACAGCGAGGCCGCCGAACGTATCGAGTTCGATCCTCCGGAAGAGGAGGAGAAGAGAATCGGCGACGACCCGGGCGAACCAGGCTACGACCCGGTCAACGAATACGAGGACGCGCTGCATGACGCGGGTCTGCTCGACGGCCCGTCAGCGGGCTTATACCGGGAGTGGCTGGCCAATGCCGCGCGCAATGACGTTCCGCCCGCAGTGATTGTCGACATCGCCCGCAGCCAGCACCTCACACCTCAGAGTTTCGACGTACTCAAGGGTGCGGAGCGAGTCACCGACAACAACGGCAAGTCCTACTTCCTGCTGCCGAAGGGCACCAGCAGCGAGGATGCTCGGAAGGCGGCGCTGATGACCTACATCCTCAATGCCGACACCGGGTATGAGGATGCAGAAGGCAGCGCAGGCAATGACTTCTCCGAGACCCCGTATACCGCGGCCGAGGTGCAGCGCATCGTCGACCGGCAGAATGCGAACGGCTGGAGCTACGCCGCCGCCGAGCACTTCACCGGCCGCCTCACCACCACACCGAACGGCATGCTGATGGGACTGGGTGGCAACTTGATCGAAGATCCGTTCAGCCAACAGGGCGGTTCAACCTACGGCGATGTCTTCCTGATGAACATCGACAATCCGTCCGATCCCGCTCAACAACTGCGCGACATCATTCACAACGGTCACGCCTACTACGAAAACGACAATGGCGGGCCGGCCCGTCCCGGCGCGCTGGATCTGGATCGCCTCCTGCACCACGAGGAGCGCCATTCCCAACAGTGGGCTCAGCTGGGCTTCAAGAATTTTGTGGAGCAATACGGGCAGAAGATGCTGGAAGAGCAGGTCACCGGGAGCCGAAACCCGTTCGAGACCAATGCCGGCGCGTCAGATGGCGGTTACTCATGA
- a CDS encoding WXG100 family type VII secretion target, with protein MRASDPESLLNASREAEAAAARVDAQISKAQSQFATLANDWTGTASEAAQKQGREMFEDQAAYRDKLRELKTPLSNGGRKLADTRSSLDKAVDSAEEWWDVSDDGAVKPGRMLAWFASRSRVNALIVESRRIPIECDIKLKLAQFEAVDRDTAYKLRQIGSDLS; from the coding sequence GTGCGAGCGTCCGATCCCGAGTCGTTGCTCAACGCTTCCCGTGAAGCGGAAGCAGCAGCGGCCCGGGTCGACGCCCAAATCAGCAAGGCGCAGTCACAGTTCGCCACCCTCGCCAACGACTGGACGGGAACCGCCTCCGAAGCCGCGCAAAAGCAGGGCCGCGAAATGTTCGAGGACCAGGCGGCATACCGGGACAAACTTCGCGAGTTGAAAACTCCGCTGTCGAACGGCGGCAGGAAACTGGCCGACACTCGTTCCAGCCTCGACAAGGCCGTCGATTCCGCCGAAGAGTGGTGGGATGTCTCCGACGACGGAGCAGTGAAGCCCGGCCGGATGCTTGCCTGGTTCGCCTCGCGCTCGCGGGTGAACGCACTGATCGTGGAATCCAGGCGGATCCCCATCGAGTGTGACATCAAATTGAAGCTCGCCCAGTTCGAAGCCGTGGATCGCGATACCGCCTACAAGCTTCGCCAGATCGGCTCGGACCTCTCGTGA